The sequence atttcttttttataacattgcatttttataaacttaaaactttttgttAACCACATAAAGGGGTGGGTGTGTTGCTCCTAGTTTTTTTAGGTTTATAGATCACTTAAGGCTCACTTTTCAGTGCCATTTTGCCTTGTGGTGAAAGGTTTAATTTTACATAAACAGAAGTTTTTATATCTTATCTTATTGGCTGGACTGTGGCTATCAAACTAAATTCTGTCTATCTATAACTAAAGACCAGCTTACTTATCAAGCCAATGTGTAAAACGTGATATCATAACTGCTTTAGTGTCcccaaaatacattgtatttatcAAATCCGTAAAGGTTAATCCAGTGTCTCTGAATGCCAGGGTGAGTATGAATTGGCTCCTATGAGGAGTGCACAGTATGATACGGCCAGGGGAGATCACATTAATCTGATTAGGGAATTACAGCATTCCAAAACATAATTTCACATAATCACCTCATCGAAATATTACTTCTCATATGTTGTAACAGCCGTGCGTGTTCAATAAGCATTAAATCACTAAACAGACAAAATATTGTtgggtttataaaaataaataaatatatatattgatggcATTGTTAACATTACATGAAAGACTGTGATGGAAATGAAATTATATAGACCTATGTAACTTAATGAAACTCAAGGCTTTTCATGATCAAATAGAAATATTCAGTCCTCTGGTTTTTATTAAAAGGGCAAAGCAAACACaccatacatatacagtacagcaaTAATGAGTGTGATACATAGCAAACACATGGTGTCACATATACTGTGAGCAGGTTAATGATTGATTGATCAAAGGTCTGATGGGTGTGACGCTTAAAAACACACTATAACATACACAGGTACAGAATACACGTCTACattcattttttgtcatttttatactcataaaaaaatgtatcttagactagggatgcaccgaaatgaaaattcttggccgaaaccgaaaaccgaaaaagagaaaaccaaggccgaaaaccgaaaccgaaacaccgaaataaattatgccaattattagtaccattgcatttattgctatgaccgtgtactaactttactaaaattaagacattgctattgcataaattaatattaaagtttcaaagataattacaattacataacttattaaaaaaaaacataaaaatacataattacaaatgatgtaaatatttattaagcacattgcaacaatgcacagtataaaataaaattcaaactaaaaatttatcccactcatgtgtatatttaataataatgtacaggcctactggcctgcagaaaggttttaaaatgaactgttctctcataaaaacaaagtgcatttaggtgaagtgcatttgaaatttttctatgtaggactagaaagtgcatcacttctccagtataggcaagactgttatcacttctggggatggggacttcagacagataaccatctagctgttgagcagttgagcttgtcatctgcctgacatttgagccatatttgagagagtgtatttaaatagggccagggcataaataaacatttttatcaaattaaagcagaaatctagcagaaaatctagcataaatatggctacaatctgatattatgtatgtatatatgtttgtgtgtgtgtataagaacaaaatacccaacgtattattattatttgaggcactttcttgcagaattccactgaacatatcagacagcgatggtgcatgcccctcaactggtgcagagaccagtcttttttttctgcgctctgatctgtctcctgcacttggcgcttctccgtctccacgcgggttctccgcatccagcgcggcctggatcatttctcgtgcgcgctgccttatttccgcatccaagtaatggtctttataacgcggatcaagcacattcgcgatgaagtgcagaggatccgaaaagatctcagtgagacgtgtgctaacagactctataagactgtacttttatttgtttttacttcgtggtccgtcttaatctctttgttaggagacgctttagtgctgcgaataaaggaatacgaagagagagaatgttctcactggtgttaaattaatgtcgcgtggagctcgtggtctttgctatgcaggtgcacgtgcaggtcgcggtttctgtttgcgtcatcacaacatttcggccgtgttgtttcggtgataaaagtctatcggccgaaaaccgaaaaggccattttcggccgaaaattttcggtggccgaaatttcggtgcatccctatctTAGACTGTTGTCAGAGAGGCCCTGGAAAGAAAGCATGAGAGGACAATCTAAATAAAgctttacatatttatttgaaaatagtcTAGATAAGAGTGGAATGATCTAGATAAGCATCTGTATTCAGTGAAGCATAAGGAGAGTAAACAGGAGGAAATGTTTTCAACAAGACATTATTTTCTCAATACGTCACAATAATACTGAAGTCTAATACTTCTTTTCTATTTGTGGCAACACAAAGGTAAAACTGAGCTTTTATTAACTAGTGCAATGCTTAAATTGCTTTGGTGCAactaatcataataaaaatacaagcaACAGAAAATAGTGTTTcacataaatgcattaataataggataaatgatagatagatagatagatagatagatagatagatagatgatagatagacagacagaccatTTATAAggtttattgatattattaatatacaatgGAAGTCTTATCTTTATTTCCTCAGAATTGACTAGCTTTTGCAAACTCCAGCCAAACAACTTTTTGACAGTCGTCCTCGTTCTTCTTCATCTGTAACCATGGAGACGGTGGTGATCGTGGCCATAGGTGTACTCGCCACCATCTTCTTGGCATCATTTGTGGCGCTGGTGGTTGTGTGTCGGCATCGTTACTGCCACCCTCCGGACTTTCTGCATCAGTTTGATTCCAAGTATGTACTTGAGTATACACTAGAGGATAAGTCATAACCTCATTCCCACACTGCAGATTCAGAAGGGATCAACATTTTGCATCCCAACACTTCATTCTTAGCCATTGTAATAATGTCATATTTCAGACCTACAGTTGATCTGATCGGAGCGATGGAGACTCAGAGTGAACCGTCAGAGCTGGAGCTGGATGATGTTGTCATCACCAATCCTCACATCGAGGCCATGCTGGAGAACGAAGACTGGATCGAAGATGCCTCGTATGCATTCTCTCCACGTTCTTTCTCACAACTATAACcatttatagtaaaaataatattctggTTTTGATACTTTACTGACATCACTTTCTCTTTCCCTCAGTGGCCTTGTGTCTCATTGCATTGCGATTCTGAAGGTAGATTTTTCCTGACCAAGTACAttgaatacataatataatataatataagaatgggtcagtaagattttttaaggttttaatgttatgctcaacaaggttgcactcatttgatcaaaaatacaggaagaagaataataatgtgaaattacggagccccgcacatgacatgcaggaaaaaattgtaggctaaatcgtgtgcacgatttactaattaattccctcattgtactaaaacgtgcacacgattaatACTGCGTTCCAtcgatttactatttcattcaattgatttattaattgtgcccacgatttactaattaatagtaatagtaatcgTGTTCACATATTGGCACAGTGAGGGAACGAATAAGTAAATCGTGCGcaggatttgtttttttttttcttgcatgtcatgtgcggggctccttAGAAAATACACtgcaattttgtgtgtgtttgtgttttttggacAGGCAgtgttttattacaattttaaataacttgtttccttcagaaatctttaatATGTCCTTActggataaaagtattaatttaataaaaaatctttctgacccccacacttttgaacagtCATGTATGTACGTTTAATAATACACAGCATTTTTGCTTTGGTTTGAAGAAATCATTGTCCTGGTTCTGTACAGATATGCCACACTCTCACCGAAAAGCTAGTTGCCATGACAATGGGCTCTGGAGCAAAGGTCAAAGCACCTGCCAGCTTGAATGACATCATCACCGTGGCCAAACGCATCAGTCCAAGGTAAATAGCTTGAGCAGTTGACATGACACAATCTGAGAGTGCTGGTACTGACCATGAGCTGCTTTGTGTCATCACAGGGTGGACGACGTGGTTCGCTCTATGTACCCTCCACTGGACCCCATTCTTCTGGATGCCAGGTAACTTTTTAAGATGGCAGggactattttagatttagatttctgCAAAGAAGTGACTTTACCAACTTATTTTTTGGACCAGAGCCACAGCATTACTGCTGTCGGTCAGTCACTTGGTACTGGTGACACGAAACGCCTGTCACATGTCTGGCAGCCTGGACTGGATCGACCAATCACTGCATGCGGCCGAGGATCACATGGTCGTGTTGAGAGAGGCGGCTTTAGCATCTGAACCAGAGAGAGGTTTTCCAGAGAGAGAGCAGTCAATCTGAGTCACTCACACGACTGTGGCAGACATATACACAACACACATTCAAGAACATGCGCATGAATGCAGCTGTAAAGAATATGACAATTTAGTGGACAATACTTTGGCACGTCCATGATATGAAAGACATCTTCGCTAAGCCTTGCTTTCAAACATTGTTTCTTGTACTCTTTCACTGTATCTCGTTTTTATCTCTGTTACATTCCAGTTTAATCGGTGGTCATGCCATCTAATATTTCCTCATGCTGGATTTATATGTAGATGCTAGAGGCAAAAAGTTCCTCAGACAATCAAAAACatgaatgtataaaaaaattcCCCAAAAATGCTTATTGTTATCACTAAGTTTGTTAGCTAAACCATATA comes from Carassius auratus strain Wakin chromosome 3, ASM336829v1, whole genome shotgun sequence and encodes:
- the tmem98 gene encoding transmembrane protein 98; this encodes METVVIVAIGVLATIFLASFVALVVVCRHRYCHPPDFLHQFDSKPTVDLIGAMETQSEPSELELDDVVITNPHIEAMLENEDWIEDASGLVSHCIAILKICHTLTEKLVAMTMGSGAKVKAPASLNDIITVAKRISPRVDDVVRSMYPPLDPILLDARATALLLSVSHLVLVTRNACHMSGSLDWIDQSLHAAEDHMVVLREAALASEPERGFPEREQSI